A window of the Microplitis mediator isolate UGA2020A chromosome 5, iyMicMedi2.1, whole genome shotgun sequence genome harbors these coding sequences:
- the LOC130668527 gene encoding uncharacterized protein LOC130668527: MLVIAKISHFVELSFKFGATIGLSAGVAAYSHIVLLCITFHKCQIQVGGEPKQEDNKIQTQGTKIQLQSSEVLKQIVESLPPKEMNERRDAPASIETFTSGRDFIREAFLSKGIDDKSADVMVNSIAAATLKQYQGPLKQWWEFCLKNKISKFNANTTDIIRFLTTKSEQSASYGTSNAIRSAISLISSRDISNDKLLSRFFKGIHRQKPPRPKYSTTWDTAPVLDYIENLPPLETLKLKEAAEKVATLLILTTAHRLQTISLINIKNIVIKESGISIKIPDLIKTSKPGKNQPELFLPLFQVKPKICVASAVKDYLKLTEKFRNNENDRLFISSHKPYKNVSAQTVSHWIKSLLTKAGIDTDQFTAYSTKHAAVSAAFRKGVDVDTIRRTAGWSKNSKTFATFYNRPIQDNGKFVNSVMTI; the protein is encoded by the exons ATGCTTGTCATTGCTAAAATTTCACACTTTGTAGagttaagttttaaatttggcGCCACTATTGGCCTGTCCGCTGGTGTCGCTGCCTATAGTCATATTGTTTTGTTGTGTATAACTTTTCACAAATGCCAAATACAAGTAGGTGGGGAACCAAAACAGGAagacaataaaattcaaaccCAGGGCACAAAAATCCAACTACAATCCAGCGAAGTCCTCAAGCAAATCGTCGAGTCGTTACCCCCCAAGGAAATGAATGAG AGAAGAGACGCACCCGCTAGCATCGAAACTTTCACTAGTGGCAGGGACTTTATCAGGGAAGCTTTTCTAAGCAAGGGAATTGATGATAAATCCGCAGACGTCATGGTGAATTCTATAGCCGCTGCAACACTGAAACAGTACCAGGGCCCACTAAAACAATGGTGGGAGTtctgtttgaaaaataaaatatccaaATTTAATGCTAACACCACAGACATCATACGTTTCTTAACCACGAAGTCCGAGCAAAGTGCAAGCTATGGAACGTCAAACGCCATTAGATCAGCTATCTCTCTCATTTCCTCACGAGACATATCTAACGATAAACTACTCTCAAGATTTTTCAAAGGGATACATAGACAAAAACCACCGAGACCCAAATACTCAACTACCTGGGACACAGCACCAGTTCTCGATTATATTGAAAACCTACCCCCTCTTGAGACATTAAAACTGAAAGAAGCAGCTGAAAAAGTAGCTACGTTACTAATTTTAACAACGGCACATCGACTTCAAACAATCTCgttaattaacataaaaaatatagttattAAAGAATCAGGAATCTCAATAAAAATTCCTGATCTAATAAAGACATCCAAACCTGGAAAAAATCAACCCGAACTCTTCTTGCCACTTTTCCAAGTAAAGCCAAAAATTTGCGTAGCTTCTGCCGTAAAagattacttaaaattaacagaaaaattCAGAAATAATGAAAACGACCGGTTATTCATATCATCTCACAAACCATACAAAAACGTATCGGCACAAACAGTTAGCCACTGGATTAAATCTCTCCTTACGAAAGCAGGAATTGACACAGACCAATTTACCGCATACTCCACAAAACATGCAGCAGTATCCGCTGCCTTTCGCAAGGGAGTTGACGTTGATACTATCAGACGCACCGCCGGCTGGTCCAAAAACTCGAAAACCTTCGCCACATTCTACAATCGACCAATCCAGGACAATGGAAAGTTCGTTAATTCAGTTATgactatttaa